The sequence GAGAAGCCAACAAGTGAATATTCACTCCAAGGCTAAGAGGCGGAGAGTTCTGATTAATAAAGCTGTCATTTGAATTAAGGACTAGGATTCTTTAATACAACTGTTTTTGggctgggtgggggtggtgagcTGCTATGTATTGGGCATGTCTGCTGTTTGATACCACTGTGCAGGAACTGACTACAGGGGGAGGAGCGAGAATGAGATGCAAGAAAGAGAGATGTCGCAAATGAAAAATTCAATTCTTCTCACGCAGCTCTTGCAAGTTAGTGAACAGAGTCACTAAGTCATGTATTACTTTACTGTAGCTGGCAAATGAAGAAAATATAAAGAGCAAAATAAttaaagaaataaatttttttaaGACTACCTTTTGTGAGATTGTACTACCTGTGCATGAAGCCCCAGAACCTTACCTggcgtgccctcttctcagtacAATCATCAGTTAGAAGTTAGGCCATGTGCACAGCTTCTTCACTCCATCAGTttcctgaatggtccatggactaCGGTATCTATTTTGTTCTTGTGTTGTACACAATTTTTATgtatttcctattgtaatttataataatctgTATGTCTTGCACTAgaacaactaatttcacaacacTGATCAGTGCTAAGAAAGCTGATTCTGAGGAGGTTTGTTCCTCCCTCGTACACATAGGTTCCATTTTTCCTGGGTAAAATTCACTGGAACAGATTTATAGTTGATAGCTTCCCAAGATGGTCCTGAACTACTCGGCAATTCCAGGTCACACTATGGCTGTCgggaaaaaataattaaggattGCTGGAATGGAAGGGGACAATGCCTGATGACTCTGTTCAGAGTTAGCATCCTCAAAGCAGTGAGTGCCCAGAGGACGAGGGAAAATAAGAATCATCACCAGCATTTGTGAGAGTGGTGATAGGAGCAGGTGGACAACACGAGTTGTGAGCGTGTAAGCACATAATGGAAGAAGGGAGGAAGATGATTCTCTGTCTCCAGGCAGAATTCCAGGAGGACAGAACTTCCAATTGTTCCTACACACCTGTCCCAGCTTGAATCAGGTCACTTCATAATTCATGTATTCTGCAGGGCAATGAGAATACACCGATATCTGCACTTAATTCTGGTGATTGTATGTCATTGAGGTGTGCTTCAGAAATCCCTAGGTGGTGTGTCTAGACAACCCACGTCCCAGTCTGGAATTGGAGAATAACTGTGCCCCATCAGTACAGTTTGCAGGAGAAGACCAGAGTGCACTGGAAGGATACAGAGAAATCGACCAGAGTGCACTGGGAGGCTGCAGAGAAAGGACCAGGGTTCAAATAGAAGCTGCAGAATGGCAGAAAATACTCAATCGGGCATGAAACTTGAGTGGATCCAGGAATGTATTACATTCTTCACTGAGGAAGGGTGTGTGGTCACTGCACATGCATTCTCCAGAACAATGACTGCCCAGTTTCTTGGTCATGCATGTTGTATATTATGACCATTTGGAAAAAAACAGTTAAAATCCTCGATGACAACAATTAAAAATTGGAGGACAAATTAAACATATAAAAAATCTCAGCTTCactcacaggagcagaatttgaaATCTTCCTAAAAAAAAATGTATGAAGAGGCATTCTAATGGATGAAAGGctagaaagagaaagaggaaatatatttcttctgatggagaaagtgcagagcactGAGGCAAAACTTAAAGCCAGTGGATCTGGGAGAAGGCCACTTTACAAATGGAATCCAGCAGCTCTCAGCCCAAGAAGGACTGTTGAAATTTCAAAACACAACACAGGAATAGACCCCTTGGCCACGACCACTGTGCTGAGCATAATGccaagttattgaccccttggcCATGATCAAAATCACCACTATTACATCTTCTTTCAGCACTGCTCCTTGTAGCCCATTCCCACCTGAATGTAAAGAAGCTGCCCCCCCCCCTCTAGTATTCAATGTTGGCCAAAATTTGGAAGGAAGGCAATTGGGAGTTATGATGCAGATCAGTCAGAATCTACAGCAAGTGAGGGGATGTAAAGGAGCTGATCCAATGCCTCCTCCTTTCAAGCAGACACACTGAACTTAAAATTGCTAATACAGTTTGTTATCAACATAGTTTCCAGTTTGTGTGTGATAACTGTATAGCGGTAGCAAACCAATCACATTTAGATGCTCTGAATATGGAAGAAatcagagagaaataaacaggCTTGTTTCAACTGGGGATGCCAATGTTCAAGATGATAAAGGGCTCTTAAAATAAGATGATAGTATTTTTAAACAGTGGATAAATCATTAATTAGAGGAACCCACATCTAAAAGGCATTAATTGGCCCCCATAAACTGACCCAGTGTGCGGGTAAGTGGTGGAACTCGTGGGGAATAAAGAGAGATTGTTACAGGATTAGTGGTTGATAGTCCAGTgaggattcaatgggccaaagggctgtttcCTTACTGTATCTCTCCATGACTCTATTAGCAGCCCAGTTATAATGGGAAGCACTGGATTAATGTATTCTGTTTCTAAGACACAAGCTGTCAGACATGGAAAGCCCAATCTGGAACTGTGGTGGAAACTAAATCCATTATGGCTTTTAAAAGGAAAGCAAATAAATAATTCACAAAACAAACATTTCAACTACCATAGGGAATGGGTCTAAGTGGAAGAGCTCTTACAGTGTGTCAGGCTTAGGAATTCCCTGTGTACATTATAATTCTTGGATTCTGGTTTCTACCTGGCTGTTTCACACATGTTGCTGTTAAAGAATGCAGTTGTTTTTAAATAAGAGTTTGGGAACAGTAAGTCATCAGATTTTACAGTTTATTGTTGAATATAAAACTACAAAAGTAAGACTGCTCAATTTCACTTACATTTCTTCAATTGGATTTAATTACAGTTGTAATTATGTGAATACAGTAACCTTGCTTTCAGACGTATATGTTTGAAATATTGCATAGAAAAAGGCACAGCTCCAGGATCTGTGGCAAATTGCAGTGTTTCAGCCTCGGCAGAAGGGAGAAGCACTCTCATCATAGAAAGCAGAGGCATTTCAATCTTTGAATACAGCTTCTACGCGTCCACACAAATGTACATTCCAAAAGCTGAATACAATTCTTACTATACATACATTCTGTACACATTATAATCCGTTTTGCAGAGTCTGTTAGCTActcattaaaataaatatatttacacAAAGAATAAATAAGGTGTGGGAAATATCACAGCTCAACCAAAGTTTTTTCTGTTCATTCCTTGTTACCTTCCAACAACCAATGAGATGTTACTCTCAGGTCCTAGTTTATACTGTATCTACCAGTTCTGTCCATACACTGTACAATTTACACAAAATATTTTTATATACATGTATAATTTCTAAGTGGCCATCTTTGAGGGCTTTAAAAATATACCCAATAAAGTGAAAGATAAGTTTGGAATTCCAATACCTCTTCCCATCTAAATCAAAAGATCAGACATGATATAAGTTGCATTGAATTTATTGGAGTAATTTTTGTTGTTTACTGAGAACAAAGTTTAATAATATACCAATGTATATCAAACAAGACTAGAAAGTCCTTACTttatatttttataaattactgaAAGTGGCCACTTCAGGTTTTGAGGGGAAAGCACGATTTGTAAACATAAAGACTCTTTTTACTTCCAATCAATGGAAACTGTGCCAAGTTAAGCAAATCACTAGCTGTTCCTTCATTTTGTTTGTGAAAGGTTTTAAATCTGCaaaatgaaaatccaagtatagtcACAGTTACTGCAAATAATCATTTCCACTGCAAGAACAAGAGAAGGATTTAAAACAGATAATAATGTggcagaacataaaacataatttaaaattcttaaataaattaatttaaagaCTTACTCCTAAATTAGCCATATGCATTGCAATATAGGTTGTAATCTACACACAATTGCTACGGTACCAATGAAGAGAAAcacaaaactaaaaaaaacaagaatggtgttaTATAGTTGACAGCAGGTATGAGGCATTCCAATTACTTCAAAGCAATTTACCAGACAATTATTAAATACACTTGTCTGTGATTAAACATAAGCTTTCAAAGCATTATTACACTCAGTGTAAGAGTCATGCATAGAGATCTGCTTTTACCTGAAACTTGATTATCTTGATTATATATGATAAACATTGGGGAGGGGACAAAAGAAATGTTGAGGGGGGAGGAAAATGTGGGAGGGGGCAGAAGAAATCCCCTATAAAATCTTGCTTTAATGGATGAATCTCAAAAAGCCAGTCAAATTGGAATCGCAAATGTTGTTATAAGGCTGGCTTTAGTTTCAGAGGCTTGAAGGAGGTTTATTCAGTTGCTAAGTTCTGCTCCAGTCTGTAAGCAGAAAGATTTGTACTAACTCACAGTAATACTGAAGTGAAGGGCGTATCCTCAGTGAATACACTCCTAACAACAGTTATACTGATATCATACATACACTTTTCAAAATTAAATATGGATTGGAGAATAAGTACTTTGTTTCACAAAACAGATGAAGTCTAGTCTAATGCTAGTTTCCTGGACCTCTTTAAATTCACTACTTTTGACAAAAAAAAACTCATCAGCCTCACCATATTGACGCACTTTATAGACTGAGCAAACGGATCTGCAGTCTGAAGATACTTCACAACTCtccttttatatattttttccccAAAAGCAGATACATTCATACAGTGTGATTTATTAATATATCTGAAGTAAAAAAAGAGGGGGCTAGATTTACCTCACTCAGACTTAGCTGTGGAATTAAAAATCTGATTTGTTAGGTCTTTCCTGCTTCACAGATTGAAAGCTCACAACATAGCACCAAATTGTTGTGTTTACCTGGTAACTTTCATTTCATTCACTTGCATAGATGCAATGTCCTTTGGAGATCAGATGTCACACAGATGCAGAATGGACGTGTTTACAATGTGAGAAGAAGCGAGACAGTTTTGTTTTTGGACAAATGGGTTAAAGCGGATTGTGAGGAGGTAATGAATGAATTTAGAGTGGGAGAGGGATAAACAGATAGAAAGACTCGGATTAGCTGTGGGAATGATACTTACCTATATTAGCACATAAATTGCACAGCAATGTGATGAGGAAGATTCCCCATCCATCGGACACTGTACAAGTTGCTGAGTGATTTACTCCACTCCACCATTAGATCTTCAGAAAAAAAAATGGCACTTAGGGTTCAACTTTTAAGTGTTTTTGAATTTGCTACATTAATCCATTAATTATCTATCAGACCCACTGTGTAAAGTTAACTCTGGTAATAATCAGCGTGCATTGTTAATACCGTGGGAAATGTTAATGCCAGTCAAGCTCTCTGGCCCAGAAGGTGAATGTAATTAAAAAGAATGAGTTCCATTCTTTCAGGTTATGAAATATTGTTGggaggatttttaaaaatgtcaaaTTACAATACTGTTTTTTATTAAACTTTAAATTTtgctcatcttttctttccttttggATATAATCCAGTAATTCAATTTTTGTTCCTCTTTTCAAATTTTGCCAAGTTTcaccatcctttccagtcctttttttttggtttatttcCCAATCCTTCAACCTGTTCATTTGAGGAGGTAAGACTATTGGTCCCATTATTCACTGAGGTCCCTGTTGCTTGCTGCTTGTAACACATCATTATCAATTCACACTTCCAACTGTTTACGGGGCAGGAAGTTTTAAACAGGCACTAACGAGTCTAGTTAAATAGTGAGTAGCAGAGATGCCTTTCTCTAACATCATCTAGGCTGCAAACTAGAAATTTTGGTTTTGAACTAAACGACAAAATTCTCAGCCACACACAAGATGCCACACTTTCAAGGAACACACTGGGATGCTGCTAAGTAAGTGGATGCATTAATGATGTTAAGAGGAAAATAAATAACAATTAAAGGTCCATTCTTCAGAATCCAGTTAAAGTACATCTCCTCTGCCCAAAACGTTTCCTTCAAGCAAATCTGCATACGAACAGCCTTGAGATCCACTCAGAACTTCAGTTACTCTTACACTCCCCTCAAATCCAGCACACAAACATTCGGTTTATCTTTTTGTATAAAAGTACAAGGTATTCTTGCTCATCTGAATTTAGCAGAGTATTGTGACAGCACATCCTATCAAAATAGCTATCCGGTGTATAAAAACAGCATTTTATAAAACAATATGATCAACTGCAGATCCTgtacaaaaatataaaataaacccAAAGAGCAGGTTCAAAACAGCAACTGTCGCTTTGTAATGAATGGCTGAACTGAAACATATAGGAAGAATGTCAAGGCTTGCAGAGAGGGCCCAGTTTaccttaaattaaaaaaaaactcacatgtaTACATTTCATAATAATTCTGACATTACCTTTGTGCTTGGTGTATTCAATGCACAATACTTCAGAATTGCCATGATACTGTGTGTGAAGACAACCTTGCTTTCAGCAAGTGTTCAGAGATTGTTCTGAAACAAATCAGTGATGAACAAAAGTAACACTTAAAACCCTACAAGTGGACATACACAGATGAAGACACTCCCAACTCTACTGCAAACAATAACTAGTGTAATTGTTATTTTATATAGACTAAAATGCATGCACACTTGTAAAAGTTGTAGCGACTGCATCACATTTAAAACAATAAAGGATGAACGATATCTGTAAATAAACTGCATATATCAAAAAACTAGTCTTTTTTTGTCATATCAAGACCCAACGAGCACCTCCATAATGTGGTCTAGTTCAGCAAGATCCATTTTAAAAGGCGGACTTGGAGTCACTGATTGATTGCTGTATGGAGAAAAGGTTTTCAAGATATCATCTGCAGTGACAGTGGCCATTTTTGCACTAGGTCCAGTGGTAGGTGTGCAAGGATCAAAGTCGTACATGGAGGTGTCAATGTCTGCAAACAAGATGTCATCAAGTGTCAAATCGGTCAGAAACCCTGTGGTGGTGATTTCAAAGTTGCCGGGCAATGGGTCTGCAAGTTTTGTTTCAGATGGCTTATTCTCCTGCACCTCCTCAGGCTTCTGACTGCAGGTCTCACTTGTGTCACTTTTGTAGCTTTTTGCgccagtggtggtggaggttggGCACAGCTCCTCGATTTCATCCAACGCAGAAGAGAAACTATCTTTCAGGGCTGGCGATTTGCTTGTGTCCAGAGAGCTGCTAAAGGTGTCCTCCTCGAGCAAGGAGGCTGGTGTCAGGCAGGAGTCTGGTGACGTAGAGCTTACCAAACTTGTGGCTTGGATTGGAGGAGCAGAAAGGTGGCTGAATGCTGGCTGGACTTCTCTGTAATTATCATTGAGAGTGTCAGTGGACTGAGAAGGGGCGATGAACATAGGCCTCAGGCTACCTTCTCGCTTTAGTTCATCCTGAATTCGTCTCAACATATTGTTGATTAATACTGTCTTCTGCAAACTGGGTTCTGTTAAAGGCTGTTGATTGTAAAGTTTCATGAGGGAAATGTTGAAAATGGTTTGACGCTGTAATGTGTAAGACACCTTTGAAGAACCATGCCCAGAGGACActttgccttccatcccatcTTCATTTTCACTAAACTTTCGTTTAGCTCCTTTACCCAACATAtatctgaaagaaaacaaaaactaGGTATTAAAATAGGCTTACATCCTGATGGGTCATTTCAAGAATTCTAATGTAAATCTATACTTTAgagatatggatttcagcaagtaaGCATTGATCACCATGTAGACTTGTAATAAAATGTTTAGAGACCTAATATTATTTTCCAGAAATGTACAATTTTTAATCTGATAGACCAGCCATTCTCAATGGGGGACCTGGCACATTTGAAGGGGGCCACCAATTGAAATCTGTGAGAAGGGCAGCCCCAAGTGTTTATGGGGCCCTGGTAACTGAACCAATGAAATACACAAGCAGTAACCTTCATTGGAGTCAACAGTTTCTCCTATTTATAATATCTTTCCAACACACCGTTTGAATTCGGCGCACCTGGTAAATTCATTGCTTAAGCTTCTCCCACACAACCTCACTTCAGAGTCAGAGTCAGTCGTGAATCAGACTGCACCGGGTCAACGTATTCAACCAAGGGTTCTCACATTTATGTGAAACATCTCAAGCAGATACACAAGGATATGTAAGAAAGATTTAATGACCTGTTAAACCTCGGTATCCCACAATGGATTTTTAATCCATTTGAAGTACAACCCACCCAAATTGAGGCAGAAATTCAAGAGAGTTTGATTGATCTTCAGAGTGATATAACTGCACGTCGTCAGTTCAGTCAGTTTCAAATAGATTTTTGGATCAAGAGTGATCTGCCGAATAAATTTACAACACTGTGGGAAAAAGCCCAAAGATTTTTTATTGCCTTTCCCTCAACCTATTTAGTTGAGACCAGATTCTGCAAGGCAGTTTCCTTGACAAAATCCAGGAACAGGATTGATATCGCAACAAGAGGTGACCTCCGACAGTCATTGTCTAATTTGAAGCCCGATTAtcatgaaacttgcagaaaagcaCCAAGGTCGAGGGCCGCATTAGGCCTGATAGATGTTTAATTTCATAGAGtctttttttaaagttttgtcCAGTATGTCAGAATGTTCAAGTTTTCTTGGTGTTCAATAATAATTTTCTGTCTGTTTGTGTTGTACCCCTGTTTGAAAGGGGGTGCCCTGGAGCCTGAGAAGAGCTCCTAAGGGGGCCGTGGCCAAAAAATGGTTGAGAATCACTGTGACAGACAATAAACAGAGCTCCAATTCTCTCAAATATCAATGTGGGCCAAGTCATCCTGAACCAGAATCTCATTTGGATCACATCTGGATTTAACCACAGACATTTAGATAGCACAGAGGTAACTGAAACATTGCCAACTCCAGAGGACATCAGGTTAAAGTAAgtagaatcacaaacaagagaaaatctgcagatgctggaaatccaaagcaacaagtGGAGTAATGTttagggaagatgtcagaggtagattttgtTTTACACAGCAAGTGGTAAGTGTATGAAATCCTCTGCCAggcatggtggtagaggctgacacaatagg comes from Hypanus sabinus isolate sHypSab1 chromosome 12, sHypSab1.hap1, whole genome shotgun sequence and encodes:
- the sertad2b gene encoding SERTA domain-containing protein 2b isoform X3, which gives rise to MTRVLNEGLVRYMLGKGAKRKFSENEDGMEGKVSSGHGSSKVSYTLQRQTIFNISLMKLYNQQPLTEPSLQKTVLINNMLRRIQDELKREGSLRPMFIAPSQSTDTLNDNYREVQPAFSHLSAPPIQATSLVSSTSPDSCLTPASLLEEDTFSSSLDTSKSPALKDSFSSALDEIEELCPTSTTTGAKSYKSDTSETCSQKPEEVQENKPSETKLADPLPGNFEITTTGFLTDLTLDDILFADIDTSMYDFDPCTPTTGPSAKMATVTADDILKTFSPYSNQSVTPSPPFKMDLAELDHIMEVLVGS
- the sertad2b gene encoding SERTA domain-containing protein 2b isoform X4 yields the protein MLGKGAKRKFSENEDGMEGKVSSGHGSSKVSYTLQRQTIFNISLMKLYNQQPLTEPSLQKTVLINNMLRRIQDELKREGSLRPMFIAPSQSTDTLNDNYREVQPAFSHLSAPPIQATSLVSSTSPDSCLTPASLLEEDTFSSSLDTSKSPALKDSFSSALDEIEELCPTSTTTGAKSYKSDTSETCSQKPEEVQENKPSETKLADPLPGNFEITTTGFLTDLTLDDILFADIDTSMYDFDPCTPTTGPSAKMATVTADDILKTFSPYSNQSVTPSPPFKMDLAELDHIMEVLVGS
- the sertad2b gene encoding SERTA domain-containing protein 2b isoform X1, with the translated sequence MRAESRDVEIGKAESVTQLRRWIPHRERQRGSGQPGSPASAAGILAQHQQPLLILMGIARQRFKRQRERYMLGKGAKRKFSENEDGMEGKVSSGHGSSKVSYTLQRQTIFNISLMKLYNQQPLTEPSLQKTVLINNMLRRIQDELKREGSLRPMFIAPSQSTDTLNDNYREVQPAFSHLSAPPIQATSLVSSTSPDSCLTPASLLEEDTFSSSLDTSKSPALKDSFSSALDEIEELCPTSTTTGAKSYKSDTSETCSQKPEEVQENKPSETKLADPLPGNFEITTTGFLTDLTLDDILFADIDTSMYDFDPCTPTTGPSAKMATVTADDILKTFSPYSNQSVTPSPPFKMDLAELDHIMEVLVGS
- the sertad2b gene encoding SERTA domain-containing protein 2b isoform X2, which codes for MRQRPTYLPQYLRYMLGKGAKRKFSENEDGMEGKVSSGHGSSKVSYTLQRQTIFNISLMKLYNQQPLTEPSLQKTVLINNMLRRIQDELKREGSLRPMFIAPSQSTDTLNDNYREVQPAFSHLSAPPIQATSLVSSTSPDSCLTPASLLEEDTFSSSLDTSKSPALKDSFSSALDEIEELCPTSTTTGAKSYKSDTSETCSQKPEEVQENKPSETKLADPLPGNFEITTTGFLTDLTLDDILFADIDTSMYDFDPCTPTTGPSAKMATVTADDILKTFSPYSNQSVTPSPPFKMDLAELDHIMEVLVGS